A genomic region of Capra hircus breed San Clemente chromosome 19, ASM170441v1, whole genome shotgun sequence contains the following coding sequences:
- the LOC108638218 gene encoding CMRF35-like molecule, which produces MTPRGRAGWLPSALLLLQLPGCLSLSGPRSVTGIVGGSLSVECRYQEAFVDDIKYWYKQPCVSPRKIVETRESEREVRRGPVSIRDRPASLTFTVTLESLREEDAGTYGCGIDVPFSVDPTFQVEVSVVPGEPEMPALGLLTVPGTLTFRKDLERRVLGSVIRTQALSGRQAHSTCPPLVLRDLLCVHP; this is translated from the exons ATGACCCCGAGGGGCAGGGCCGGGtggctgccttcagctctgctgctgctccagctccCAG GCTGTTTGTCCCTGAGTGGCCCCCGAAGCGTGACAGGCATAGTGGGGGGATCCCTGAGCGTGGAGTGTCGGTACCAGGAGGCATTCGTGGACGACATCAAATACTGGTACAAACAGCCGTGTGTGTCACCGAGGAAGATTGTAGAGAccagagagtcagagagagaagtgAGGAGGGGCCCCGTGTCCATCAGAGACCGTCCTGCAAGCCTCACCTTCACAGTGACCTTGGAGAGCCTCAGAGAGGAGGATGCGGGAACGTACGGATGTGGGATCGATGTGCCATTTTCAGTTGACCCCACCTTCCAGGTGGAGGTGTCTGTGGTCCCAGGTGAGCCTGAGATGCCAGCTCTAGGGTTGCTGACCGTACCTGGGACCCTGACCTTCAGGAAGGACCTGGAGCGGAGGGTGTTGGGGTCAGTGATCAGGACCCAGGCTCTGAGTGGCCGGCAGGCACACAGCACGTGTCCACCTCTGGTTCTTCGAGACCTCCTCTGTGTCCACCCCTGA